In Fusobacterium perfoetens, one genomic interval encodes:
- a CDS encoding putative 2-aminoethylphosphonate ABC transporter permease subunit: MEKTKDEIIKEILTLFILAFLIIIIIFPIGMLICKSFQNNSGEYVGLKNFYDYFTSRNMIISLKNTLFVSTISSVISIILAFIFAYGIQRTTIKFKEIFKYIGMLPLFAPTMMHGIALVYMFGRKGAVTTGFFDNFPSLAFDINLYGPIGIIIAEVLFIFPQVFLVLNIALSVTDYRLYEAADMLGTGNIRKFFTITLPNIKYGFISSFIVAFILTFTDFGAPKVVGGNYSVLATDVYIKVVGQNNMAMGAVVSIILLIPSVIAFIIDQKVQKKQSVVFNAKSKAYVPKKDKIRDTFYYIYMTIICLSIISVFVTIFVSAFSKLWPYDLSFSLKNFKFYDYNGGVFLFFKNSFILALLSGIAGTVLTFMSAYLTEKKEKKTIVDKMIYFLSIIPLALPGMVIGIAFIFFFNKTAFTIPFTDVAVTNPFHFLYKTIWIMVLANVIHFYSISFLTANTALKKLDKEFERVSLSIGIPWYKTFIHVTLPMCMDAVLEIFFYYFVNSMVTISALVFLYTSNLNLLAVAVVNLDDAGEIAKASAMSVVILGTNIVIKIIYQIILKVLKRRKLKNKD, from the coding sequence ATGGAAAAAACAAAAGATGAAATTATAAAAGAGATTCTCACTTTATTTATTCTTGCATTTCTTATAATAATTATAATTTTTCCTATTGGAATGCTTATATGTAAATCTTTTCAGAATAACAGTGGAGAATATGTAGGACTTAAAAATTTTTATGATTATTTTACAAGCAGAAATATGATTATTTCTCTAAAAAATACTTTGTTTGTTTCAACGATTTCAAGTGTTATATCAATTATTTTAGCTTTTATATTTGCATATGGAATTCAAAGGACAACAATAAAGTTTAAAGAGATTTTTAAATATATAGGTATGCTTCCTCTTTTTGCTCCCACTATGATGCATGGAATAGCTCTTGTATATATGTTTGGAAGAAAAGGTGCAGTTACTACTGGATTTTTTGATAATTTTCCATCTCTTGCATTTGATATTAATCTTTACGGACCAATAGGAATAATAATAGCAGAAGTTTTATTTATATTTCCACAAGTATTTTTAGTGCTTAATATAGCCCTTTCTGTTACTGACTACAGACTTTATGAAGCAGCAGATATGTTAGGAACTGGAAATATAAGGAAGTTTTTTACAATAACTCTTCCTAATATTAAATATGGTTTTATATCATCGTTTATAGTTGCATTTATTCTGACATTTACAGATTTTGGAGCTCCTAAGGTTGTAGGAGGAAATTACAGTGTCCTTGCAACAGATGTATATATAAAAGTAGTTGGACAGAACAATATGGCAATGGGAGCAGTTGTAAGTATAATACTTCTTATTCCTTCTGTGATAGCTTTTATAATAGACCAGAAAGTTCAGAAGAAACAAAGTGTTGTATTTAATGCTAAATCAAAGGCATATGTTCCTAAGAAAGATAAAATAAGAGATACATTTTATTACATCTATATGACAATTATTTGTCTAAGTATTATTTCAGTATTTGTTACAATTTTTGTTTCAGCGTTTTCAAAACTATGGCCATATGATTTAAGTTTTAGTCTAAAAAACTTTAAGTTTTATGATTATAACGGAGGAGTTTTTCTATTTTTTAAAAATTCTTTCATATTGGCTTTGTTATCAGGAATAGCAGGAACAGTTCTTACTTTTATGAGTGCTTATCTTACAGAGAAAAAAGAAAAGAAAACCATAGTTGATAAGATGATTTATTTTTTATCAATAATTCCTCTTGCACTTCCTGGAATGGTAATAGGTATAGCTTTTATATTTTTCTTTAATAAAACGGCTTTTACTATTCCTTTTACAGATGTTGCAGTGACAAATCCTTTTCATTTTCTGTATAAAACAATATGGATTATGGTTCTTGCCAATGTAATTCACTTTTATTCAATATCATTTCTTACAGCAAATACAGCTTTAAAGAAATTAGATAAAGAATTTGAAAGAGTTTCTCTTTCAATAGGAATACCTTGGTATAAAACATTTATTCATGTAACACTTCCTATGTGTATGGATGCAGTTCTTGAAATATTCTTCTATTATTTTGTAAATTCAATGGTTACAATTTCAGCTTTGGTATTTCTTTATACTTCAAATCTTAATCTCTTAGCTGTGGCAGTTGTAAACCTTGATGATGCAGGAGAAATAGCAAAGGCATCAGCAATGTCAGTTGTAATTTTAGGAACAAATATAGTGATAAAAATAATTTATCAGATAATTTTGAAAGTATTAAAAAGAAGAAAATTAAAAAATAAAGATTAA
- the bioB gene encoding biotin synthase BioB, with translation MNFDIRKYIDKEITKKEAFNLCNLKGNDLLYLFAAADEVRNKYCGNVLEICTITNAKSGKCSENCKFCAQSVFYNTGVKSYPLKDKETLKKEFYEAYKNGSTRFGIVTSGKSFEYGTYDFNVIIDFIKEIMSEKPEAEICCSLGLLGEKEMSALKKAGASRYHCNIQTSSEKYSVFAASTHSFEDRINTVKNAQKSGLQVCCGGIIGMGETWEDRINMAFALKELNPQGIPINILNPIKGTPLENRNFLSPEEVLKTIAIFRLILKDKNIKIAAGRESVFKDFMGSGFLSGANGMLTGGYLTVKGRNIEDDLKFIKNIENLWNNI, from the coding sequence ATGAACTTTGATATAAGAAAATATATTGATAAAGAAATAACAAAAAAAGAAGCATTTAATCTATGTAATTTAAAGGGAAATGACCTTCTTTATCTTTTTGCTGCAGCAGATGAAGTAAGAAATAAATATTGTGGAAATGTTTTAGAAATATGTACAATTACCAATGCCAAATCAGGAAAATGCAGTGAGAATTGTAAATTCTGTGCTCAGTCTGTTTTTTATAATACAGGAGTAAAATCATATCCTTTAAAAGATAAAGAAACTTTAAAAAAAGAATTTTATGAAGCATATAAAAATGGAAGTACAAGATTTGGAATTGTGACAAGTGGAAAATCTTTTGAATATGGGACTTATGATTTTAATGTAATTATTGATTTTATAAAAGAAATTATGTCTGAAAAACCTGAAGCTGAAATATGCTGTTCCTTAGGACTTCTAGGAGAAAAGGAAATGTCAGCCCTTAAAAAAGCTGGAGCTTCAAGATATCACTGCAATATTCAGACTTCTTCTGAAAAATATTCTGTTTTTGCTGCTTCTACACACTCTTTTGAAGATAGAATTAATACTGTTAAAAATGCTCAGAAATCTGGGCTTCAAGTATGCTGTGGAGGAATTATAGGAATGGGAGAAACATGGGAAGACAGAATAAATATGGCATTTGCATTAAAAGAACTTAATCCTCAGGGAATTCCTATTAATATTTTAAATCCTATAAAAGGAACTCCTTTAGAAAACAGAAATTTTCTTTCTCCTGAAGAAGTTTTAAAAACTATTGCTATTTTCAGACTTATTTTAAAAGATAAAAATATAAAAATAGCTGCTGGAAGAGAAAGTGTTTTTAAAGATTTCATGGGAAGTGGTTTTTTATCTGGGGCAAATGGAATGCTTACAGGAGGATACCTTACAGTAAAAGGACGAAATATTGAAGATGATCTTAAATTTATTAAAAATATTGAAAATTTATGGAATAACATATAG
- a CDS encoding cation-translocating P-type ATPase, with translation MKKYFFKSTEEVLKEFSVTEKGLTKEKAELSRNLYGVNELQEHEKEKAWVIFLSQFKDFLVIILIIAGIISMMTGNIESTVVIFAVIIMNAILGTVQHLKAESSLESLRNMASPKAKVVRDGIKIEIPSKDVVAGDIVYLEAGDIVPADGRVLESFSLMVNESSLTGESESVDKFSEAIAEENIPLGDQRNMVFSGSLVTYGRGVVIITAVGMKTELGKIASLMKETKDKATPLQVSLDNFGKKLSISILVLCGVVFAINLYHGVNLLESLLFAVALAVAAIPEALGSIVTIVLAIGTQKMSKENAIIKKLKAVEGLGSISVICSDKTGTLTQNKMTSKKIYVNDNLVNAEDININDKYQRMLLDFGALCSDAVSEGGKEIGDPTEVALTNLVRKFGLSELDIRKEYPRLSEIPFDSDRKLMSTLHKIDGKFYMVTKGALDILLRRTKYIYDSNGIRPVTDEDIVKIENTNYELSSNGLRVLAFTFRNFSLEKELTKEDENDYVFLGLISMIDPPREESKEAVKNCLKAGIKPVMITGDHKVTAVAIAKEIGIFKEGDEALNGIELSSMTEEELHERIEKISVYARVSPEDKIRIVSAWQARGKICAMTGDGVNDAPALKKADIGIAMGITGTEVSKDAASMILADDNFATIVKAVATGRNIYANIKNSIRFLLSGNMAGILSVFYASIAGLAMPFAPVHLLFINLVTDSLPAIAIGMEPGKDNVLEEKPRDINEPILDKNLSVKIMLEGFLIAVFTMTGYYIGLKSGGAGVGSTMAFAILCLARLFHGFNCRGKNSIIKLGLMSNIYSVLAFLVGTFLLNVILFNHSIGNLFEVAELTGKQFMYIYILAFIPTIVVQICRFIKYDLKEKN, from the coding sequence ATGAAAAAGTATTTTTTTAAATCAACGGAAGAAGTCTTAAAAGAATTTTCTGTTACTGAAAAAGGTCTTACTAAAGAAAAAGCTGAACTTTCTAGAAATCTTTATGGTGTTAATGAACTTCAAGAACACGAAAAAGAAAAAGCATGGGTTATTTTTCTTTCACAATTTAAAGACTTTCTTGTAATAATCCTTATCATAGCAGGTATTATTTCTATGATGACTGGAAATATTGAAAGTACTGTTGTTATTTTTGCTGTTATTATTATGAATGCAATTTTAGGAACTGTTCAACATTTAAAAGCAGAGTCATCTCTTGAAAGTCTTAGAAACATGGCATCTCCAAAAGCAAAAGTAGTAAGAGATGGAATAAAAATAGAAATACCTTCAAAAGATGTTGTTGCTGGAGATATTGTTTATCTTGAAGCTGGAGATATTGTTCCTGCTGATGGAAGAGTCCTTGAGAGTTTCTCTCTTATGGTAAATGAAAGTTCTCTTACAGGAGAATCTGAAAGTGTTGATAAATTTTCAGAAGCTATAGCTGAAGAAAATATTCCTCTTGGTGATCAAAGAAATATGGTATTCTCAGGAAGCCTTGTTACATATGGAAGAGGGGTTGTTATTATAACAGCTGTAGGTATGAAAACAGAGCTTGGAAAAATTGCAAGTCTTATGAAAGAAACTAAAGATAAAGCTACACCTCTTCAAGTTTCACTTGATAATTTTGGTAAAAAGCTTTCTATATCTATTCTTGTTCTTTGTGGTGTAGTTTTTGCAATAAACCTTTATCATGGAGTAAATCTTCTTGAATCACTTCTGTTTGCTGTTGCTCTTGCTGTTGCAGCGATTCCTGAAGCTCTTGGTTCAATAGTTACTATAGTTCTTGCAATAGGAACTCAAAAAATGTCAAAAGAAAATGCTATTATTAAAAAACTTAAAGCTGTTGAGGGGCTTGGTTCAATATCTGTAATCTGTTCAGATAAAACAGGTACTCTTACTCAAAATAAAATGACTTCAAAGAAAATCTATGTAAATGATAACCTTGTTAATGCAGAAGATATTAATATAAATGATAAATATCAAAGAATGCTTCTTGATTTTGGTGCTTTATGCAGTGATGCTGTTAGTGAAGGAGGAAAAGAGATAGGAGATCCTACTGAAGTTGCTCTTACAAATCTTGTAAGAAAATTTGGTTTAAGTGAGCTTGACATCAGAAAAGAATATCCAAGACTTTCTGAAATTCCTTTTGATTCTGATAGAAAACTTATGAGTACTCTTCATAAAATTGACGGTAAATTCTACATGGTAACAAAAGGAGCTCTTGATATCCTTCTTAGAAGAACAAAATATATCTATGACTCTAATGGAATAAGACCTGTTACAGATGAAGATATTGTTAAAATTGAAAATACAAACTATGAACTTTCAAGCAATGGTTTAAGAGTTCTTGCATTTACATTCAGAAACTTTTCTCTTGAAAAAGAACTTACAAAAGAAGATGAAAATGATTATGTTTTCCTTGGACTTATCAGTATGATTGATCCTCCTAGAGAAGAATCAAAAGAAGCCGTTAAAAATTGTCTGAAAGCAGGTATAAAACCTGTTATGATAACAGGAGACCACAAAGTTACTGCTGTTGCAATAGCTAAGGAAATAGGAATATTTAAAGAGGGAGATGAGGCTCTTAACGGAATTGAATTAAGTTCTATGACTGAGGAAGAACTTCATGAAAGAATTGAAAAAATTTCTGTTTATGCAAGAGTTTCTCCTGAAGATAAAATAAGAATCGTTTCTGCATGGCAAGCAAGAGGAAAAATTTGTGCTATGACAGGAGATGGAGTAAACGATGCTCCTGCTCTTAAAAAAGCTGACATTGGTATTGCTATGGGAATTACAGGAACTGAAGTTTCAAAAGATGCTGCTTCTATGATTCTTGCTGACGATAACTTTGCTACAATAGTAAAAGCTGTGGCAACAGGAAGAAATATTTATGCTAATATAAAAAATTCTATAAGATTCCTTCTTTCTGGAAATATGGCTGGAATTCTTTCTGTTTTCTATGCTTCAATAGCTGGACTTGCAATGCCTTTTGCACCTGTTCATCTTTTATTTATAAATCTTGTTACAGACAGTCTTCCTGCTATTGCTATTGGAATGGAGCCTGGAAAAGATAATGTTCTTGAAGAAAAACCAAGAGATATAAATGAACCTATCCTTGATAAAAATCTTTCTGTTAAAATTATGCTTGAAGGATTCCTTATAGCTGTATTTACTATGACTGGATATTATATTGGTCTTAAATCAGGAGGAGCAGGAGTTGGAAGCACAATGGCATTTGCTATACTTTGCCTTGCTAGATTATTCCATGGCTTCAACTGCAGAGGAAAAAATAGTATAATAAAATTAGGACTTATGTCAAATATTTATTCAGTTCTTGCATTTTTAGTAGGCACTTTCCTATTAAATGTGATATTATTTAATCACAGCATTGGAAATCTTTTTGAAGTTGCTGAACTTACTGGAAAACAATTTATGTATATCTATATCCTTGCATTTATACCTACTATAGTAGTTCAGATATGCAGATTCATAAAATATGATTTAAAAGAAAAAAACTAA
- the phnX gene encoding phosphonoacetaldehyde hydrolase, which translates to MKNIELVIFDWAGTTVDYGCFAPVKVFLEIFKEKGIDVTLEEARAPMGLLKIDHIKAMLSGKRISDLWKEKYGRKWDMNDVNEMYKNFEEKLFKILAEYTTPVPHCIETVTLLRNSGIKIGSTTGYTKEMMDIVVPGAAAKGYSPDFYITPSSVAAGRPYPYMIFKNMDYLKTGDLDCVLKVGDTISDIKEGRNAKVWTVGVLKGSSELGLTEEEVKNLSEEELKEKMEEVAAKMISAGAHMVIEDISKVPMAVEIINNRLQMGERA; encoded by the coding sequence ATGAAAAATATTGAACTTGTTATTTTTGACTGGGCAGGAACAACTGTTGATTATGGATGTTTTGCTCCAGTAAAAGTATTTTTAGAAATTTTTAAAGAGAAAGGAATAGATGTAACTCTTGAAGAAGCAAGAGCACCTATGGGGCTTTTAAAAATAGATCATATAAAAGCAATGCTTTCAGGAAAAAGAATTTCTGATTTATGGAAAGAAAAATACGGAAGAAAATGGGATATGAACGATGTGAATGAAATGTATAAAAATTTTGAGGAAAAACTTTTTAAAATCCTTGCTGAATATACAACTCCTGTTCCACATTGTATAGAAACAGTGACACTTCTTAGAAACAGTGGAATAAAAATAGGTTCTACAACAGGTTATACAAAAGAAATGATGGATATAGTAGTTCCTGGTGCAGCTGCAAAAGGATATTCACCAGATTTTTATATCACTCCTTCTTCTGTTGCAGCAGGGAGACCATATCCATATATGATATTTAAAAATATGGATTATTTAAAAACAGGTGATTTAGACTGTGTTTTAAAAGTAGGAGATACAATATCAGATATAAAAGAGGGAAGAAATGCTAAAGTATGGACTGTTGGAGTTTTAAAAGGAAGCAGTGAGCTTGGATTAACTGAAGAAGAAGTAAAAAATCTTTCTGAAGAAGAACTTAAAGAAAAAATGGAAGAAGTTGCTGCAAAGATGATTTCTGCAGGGGCACATATGGTTATTGAAGATATTTCAAAAGTTCCTATGGCAGTAGAAATTATAAATAATAGATTACAAATGGGAGAAAGAGCTTAG
- a CDS encoding putative 2-aminoethylphosphonate ABC transporter substrate-binding protein: protein MKKLAAVLLTGLILTGCGAEESKKAVKEINVYTALENEQIPLFLENFKKHYPDIKVNITRDSTGVVITKILAEKDNPQADVVWGTAASGLLMLDNEKLLEPYAPKGIERVNPRFKDSSEVPVWVGNNAWMATFAVNKEEMKKLNLPVPETYEDLLKPEYKGLISMPHPASSGTGFLAVAGFIQIMGEDNAWNYMEKLHENIGVYTHSGSKPAKQATSGEYPIGISYDYPCVKLMNEGNPIAVVFPPEGSGWDSEANALIKKENIKPEAKIFLDWAVSDEVMKLYGTQYAITSVDIGNPVPEGYPKDPVSHLVENDFSWLAAHKDEILDKWSDKFGAKAEQK, encoded by the coding sequence ATGAAAAAATTAGCAGCAGTTTTATTGACAGGACTTATTTTAACAGGTTGTGGTGCAGAAGAAAGCAAAAAAGCAGTAAAAGAAATAAATGTATATACAGCACTTGAAAATGAACAAATTCCATTATTTTTAGAAAATTTTAAAAAACATTACCCAGATATTAAGGTTAACATAACAAGAGATTCTACAGGAGTTGTAATAACTAAAATTTTAGCAGAAAAAGATAATCCTCAGGCAGATGTTGTATGGGGAACAGCAGCTTCAGGACTTTTAATGCTTGATAATGAAAAACTTTTAGAGCCTTATGCTCCAAAAGGAATAGAAAGAGTAAATCCAAGATTTAAAGATTCATCAGAAGTTCCTGTATGGGTAGGAAACAATGCATGGATGGCAACTTTTGCAGTAAATAAAGAAGAAATGAAAAAATTAAATCTTCCAGTTCCTGAAACATATGAAGATTTATTAAAACCAGAATATAAAGGTCTTATTTCAATGCCTCATCCAGCTTCTTCAGGAACAGGATTTTTAGCAGTAGCAGGATTTATACAAATTATGGGTGAAGATAATGCATGGAATTATATGGAAAAACTTCATGAAAATATAGGAGTTTATACACATTCAGGATCAAAACCTGCAAAACAGGCAACAAGCGGAGAATATCCTATAGGAATATCTTATGATTATCCTTGTGTAAAACTTATGAATGAGGGAAATCCTATAGCTGTAGTATTTCCTCCTGAAGGATCAGGTTGGGACTCAGAAGCAAATGCTCTTATAAAGAAAGAAAATATAAAACCTGAAGCGAAAATATTTTTAGACTGGGCTGTTTCAGATGAAGTGATGAAACTGTATGGAACACAATATGCAATTACAAGTGTGGATATAGGAAATCCAGTTCCTGAAGGATATCCAAAAGATCCTGTATCTCATCTTGTTGAAAATGATTTTTCATGGCTTGCAGCACATAAAGATGAAATTCTTGATAAATGGAGTGATAAATTCGGAGCTAAAGCAGAACAAAAATAA
- a CDS encoding MATE family efflux transporter: MKKVSLENGSVKKLFFSFAIPSIIGMLIVSMQMMIDGFFIANTVGAQGLAAINLSIPVVNFVMSTAMMISAGGGVYCSIALGNNQKRKANEIFSFTFATYITILGSLALIGIIFIDEIINILGATPSLALMVKPYLLTMLTLNIFYNFPIFTETFIKIANKPQFVFVSCFTCFTGNVIGDYIFIVKLGMGVFGAALATCLADGIAGLILMRQYIKSRSAVSLVKPKGDRNLLGKILYNGSSEMLTVVSSAVATFIFNLILMKRIGEIGVSALTIVFYVNSVVNICLYGLSQALQPIVSYNLGAKRIDKIKEVLRTAFITGAGIGIFFFVIMKLKSSFIVDMFSKGNKELELLTKEVLNIVVFQYLFSFVNITASSFLTAIEKPLESGVVAFARSLVFTAGFLLTLPLILGNTGLWLALPVGEFFCMTVSIPLMIFSYKKIKTKIMKSIDKSAKI; encoded by the coding sequence ATGAAAAAAGTCAGTCTTGAAAATGGAAGTGTGAAAAAACTGTTCTTCAGTTTTGCTATTCCAAGTATTATTGGTATGCTTATTGTATCTATGCAGATGATGATAGATGGATTTTTTATTGCTAACACTGTAGGAGCACAAGGTCTTGCTGCAATAAATCTTTCTATCCCTGTTGTAAACTTTGTAATGAGTACTGCAATGATGATTTCTGCAGGAGGAGGGGTTTACTGCTCCATCGCTCTTGGAAATAACCAAAAAAGAAAAGCTAATGAAATATTTTCTTTTACATTTGCAACTTATATTACAATCTTAGGAAGTCTTGCTCTTATAGGAATTATCTTTATTGATGAAATTATAAATATTCTGGGAGCAACTCCATCTTTGGCACTTATGGTAAAACCATATCTTTTAACTATGCTTACTCTAAATATTTTTTATAATTTTCCTATTTTTACAGAAACATTTATAAAAATAGCAAACAAGCCTCAATTTGTTTTTGTAAGCTGTTTCACTTGTTTTACTGGAAATGTGATAGGAGATTATATCTTTATTGTTAAACTTGGAATGGGAGTTTTCGGTGCAGCTCTTGCAACTTGTTTAGCTGATGGAATTGCAGGGCTTATTCTTATGAGACAATATATAAAATCAAGAAGTGCAGTTTCTCTTGTAAAACCAAAAGGAGATAGAAACCTTTTAGGAAAAATTTTATACAATGGAAGTTCTGAAATGCTTACTGTTGTCTCAAGTGCTGTTGCAACTTTTATTTTCAACCTTATTTTAATGAAAAGAATTGGAGAAATAGGTGTTTCTGCACTTACTATTGTTTTTTATGTAAACTCTGTTGTTAATATTTGCCTTTATGGACTTTCTCAGGCTCTTCAGCCTATAGTTTCATATAATCTTGGAGCAAAAAGAATTGATAAAATAAAAGAAGTTCTAAGAACTGCTTTTATAACAGGAGCTGGAATAGGAATTTTCTTTTTTGTTATTATGAAATTAAAAAGCTCTTTTATTGTAGATATGTTTTCCAAGGGGAATAAAGAACTTGAACTTCTTACAAAAGAAGTTTTAAATATTGTTGTATTTCAATATCTTTTTTCTTTTGTAAATATAACTGCAAGTTCATTTCTTACTGCTATAGAAAAGCCTCTTGAATCAGGTGTAGTTGCTTTTGCAAGATCTCTTGTTTTTACAGCAGGATTTCTTCTTACTCTTCCTCTTATTTTAGGAAACACAGGTTTATGGCTTGCTCTTCCTGTAGGAGAATTTTTCTGTATGACAGTAAGTATCCCTCTTATGATTTTTTCTTACAAAAAAATAAAAACTAAAATTATGAAAAGCATTGACAAATCAGCTAAAATATAA
- the phnW gene encoding 2-aminoethylphosphonate--pyruvate transaminase, with the protein MDRLDECLKRPYLLLTPGPLSTSRGVRTAMLKDWCTWDKDYNNIVEDIRKELVSLCVKEENREKYTAVLMQGSGSFGVESVIGTAVPKEKGKLLVLANGAYGNRMGEIASVLGLNFRIEKFGDKTVVNPERVREIIKEDSEITHVSVVHSETTSGILNPVFEIGKVVKEFGKTFIVDAMSSFGGVCIDLEELQADFIISSSNKCIQGVPGFSFIICKRDVLEKCSGQARSLSLDLYNQWKTMEENHGKWRFTSPTHTVRAFYQALAELREEGGIKAREARYTENNKILREGMKELGFETLISEEYQSPIITSFIAPESEGYNFERFYQNLKKQGFVIYPGKVTEIESFRIGNIGEVYSQDIRELLEAVKKSIDWK; encoded by the coding sequence ATGGATAGACTTGATGAATGTTTAAAAAGACCTTATCTTTTACTTACTCCAGGGCCTTTAAGTACAAGCAGAGGAGTAAGAACTGCAATGCTTAAAGATTGGTGTACATGGGATAAAGATTATAATAATATAGTTGAGGATATAAGAAAAGAACTTGTAAGCCTTTGTGTAAAAGAAGAAAACAGAGAAAAATATACAGCAGTTCTTATGCAAGGAAGTGGATCTTTTGGAGTGGAATCAGTAATAGGAACAGCAGTTCCTAAAGAAAAAGGAAAACTTCTTGTTCTTGCAAATGGAGCTTATGGAAATAGAATGGGTGAAATTGCTTCTGTTTTAGGACTTAATTTCAGAATAGAAAAATTTGGAGATAAAACTGTTGTAAATCCTGAAAGAGTAAGAGAAATTATTAAAGAAGATTCTGAAATTACTCATGTTTCAGTAGTTCACAGTGAAACAACAAGTGGAATATTAAATCCTGTTTTTGAAATAGGAAAAGTAGTAAAAGAATTTGGAAAAACTTTTATAGTTGATGCTATGTCAAGTTTTGGAGGAGTATGTATAGACCTTGAAGAACTTCAGGCAGATTTTATAATTAGTTCTTCAAATAAATGTATTCAGGGTGTTCCAGGATTTTCATTTATAATATGTAAAAGAGATGTTCTTGAAAAATGTTCAGGTCAGGCTCGTTCCCTTTCACTTGACTTATATAATCAATGGAAAACAATGGAAGAGAATCATGGAAAATGGCGTTTTACTTCTCCAACTCATACAGTGAGAGCCTTTTATCAGGCACTTGCAGAATTAAGAGAAGAGGGAGGAATAAAGGCAAGGGAAGCTAGATATACAGAAAATAATAAGATTTTAAGAGAGGGAATGAAAGAACTAGGATTTGAAACTCTTATTTCAGAGGAATATCAGTCTCCTATAATTACATCTTTTATAGCTCCTGAATCAGAAGGATATAATTTTGAAAGATTTTACCAAAATCTTAAAAAGCAAGGATTTGTAATATATCCTGGTAAAGTAACAGAAATAGAAAGCTTTAGAATAGGAAATATTGGAGAGGTTTATTCTCAGGATATAAGAGAACTTCTTGAAGCTGTAAAAAAATCAATAGACTGGAAATAA
- a CDS encoding ABC transporter ATP-binding protein, translating to MSYLEIKNVNKYYGKFQALKNINLTIEKGEFISFLGPSGCGKTTLLRTISGLEELNSGHIFLKGKDISNLHPSKRNFSIVFQSYALFPNMTVWENIAYGLENKKMPKDKIKNKVLEVLEMVGLAGISNKYPNEMSGGQQQRVALARAIALEPDVLLLDEPLSALDAKVREKLRNDIKMLQKKLGLTTIMVTHDQEEALSVSDKIMVMQSGEVMQVGTPREIYEKPNSLFVADFIGKINFLSDGNSIRPEHIKIVSEIDSETENKTVMREVESWEYLGPSYRLFFRNNKELLKVEVPCEMIDEKNLCVGNKFLLEIDKNYYMNFNRV from the coding sequence ATGAGTTATTTAGAAATAAAAAATGTAAATAAATATTATGGTAAATTTCAGGCATTAAAAAATATAAATTTAACTATTGAAAAAGGAGAATTTATTTCTTTTTTAGGCCCTTCAGGTTGTGGAAAAACAACTCTTTTAAGAACAATTTCAGGTCTTGAGGAACTTAATTCAGGACATATATTTTTAAAAGGAAAAGATATATCAAATCTTCATCCTTCAAAAAGAAACTTTTCAATAGTATTCCAGTCATATGCATTATTTCCAAATATGACAGTATGGGAAAATATAGCTTATGGACTTGAAAATAAAAAAATGCCAAAGGATAAAATAAAAAATAAAGTGTTGGAAGTTCTTGAAATGGTAGGTCTTGCAGGAATAAGTAATAAATATCCAAATGAAATGAGTGGAGGACAACAGCAAAGAGTTGCCCTTGCAAGAGCAATAGCTCTTGAACCTGATGTTCTGCTTCTTGATGAACCTCTTTCAGCTCTTGATGCAAAAGTAAGGGAAAAACTAAGAAATGACATAAAGATGCTTCAGAAAAAATTAGGACTTACAACAATAATGGTAACTCACGATCAGGAAGAGGCTCTTTCTGTATCAGATAAAATAATGGTTATGCAGTCAGGGGAAGTTATGCAGGTTGGGACTCCAAGAGAGATTTATGAGAAACCAAACTCACTTTTTGTAGCAGACTTTATTGGAAAAATTAATTTTTTAAGTGACGGAAATTCAATTCGTCCAGAGCATATAAAAATAGTTTCTGAAATAGACAGCGAAACAGAAAACAAAACTGTTATGAGAGAAGTAGAAAGCTGGGAATATCTAGGGCCTTCATACAGATTATTTTTCAGAAATAATAAAGAACTTTTAAAAGTTGAAGTTCCTTGTGAAATGATAGATGAAAAAAATTTATGTGTAGGAAATAAATTTCTTCTAGAAATTGATAAAAATTATTATATGAATTTTAATAGGGTGTAA